In Microtus ochrogaster isolate Prairie Vole_2 linkage group LG9, MicOch1.0, whole genome shotgun sequence, the following are encoded in one genomic region:
- the LOC102002399 gene encoding olfactory receptor 8H1-like, translating into MNAWNHTNESNFMLMGLTDSKEIQLVLSVLFLFIYMATVLGNIAMMLIIRLDVQLHTPMYFFLTHLSFLDLSYSTVITPKTLENLLTSRRSISFNGCFIQLYFFVLLAATECFILSSMAYDRYVAICSPLHYPVIMSTRRCHALIIVSYMIGAMDASVTVFCLSTLNFCSSKVIHHFFCDTFPILALSCSNTYDAEVTIFILAGSTLLLSLITISLSYVSILSTILKINSSSGKHKAFSTCASHLLGVTVFYGTMIFTYLKPSKSYSLGKDQVASVFYTIVIPMLNPLIYSLRNKEVKSAAFRLVKKKEGSQEFK; encoded by the coding sequence ATGAATGCCTGGAACCACACAAATGAGTCTAACTTCATGCTTATGGGATTGACAGATTCCAAAGAAATCCAGCTAGTCCTCTCTGTACTCTTTCTCTTTATATACATGGCCACTGTGCTGGGGAACATAGCCATGATGCTCATCATCCGTCTAGATGTACAGCTTCACACTCCGATGTATTTCTTCCTCACCCACTTATCATTTCTTGACCTCAGTTACTCAACTGTCATCACACCTAAAACCTTAGAGAACCTACTGACTTCCAGAAGGAGCATTTCCTTCAATGGCTGCTTCATTCAATTATACTTTTTTGTCCTTTTGGCAGCTACTGAATGCTTTATACTGTCttccatggcctatgaccgctatgtagcTATCTGCAGTCCCCTACACTATCCAGTTATTATGTCCACAAGGCGCTGCCATGCTCTTATCATTGTATCCTACATGATTGGAGCTATGGATGCCTCTGTCACTGTGTTCTGTTTAAGCACATTGAATTTCTGCAGTTCCAAGGTAATCCACCATTTCTTTTGTGACACATTCCCAATTTTAGCCCTGTCCTGCAGCAATACCTATGATGCTGAAGTCACAATATTCATTCTAGCTGGTTCTACTCTACTGCTGTCTCTTATCACTATTTCTTTATCCTATGTGTCTATTCTCTCTACAATTTTGAAGATAAATTCTTCTTCAGGTAAGCACAAAGCCTTTTCCACTTGTGCCTCTCATCTCCTAGGAGTCACTGTCTTTTATGGAACTAtgatttttacttatttgaagCCAAGCAAGTCCTATTCTCTGGGAAAGGACCAAGTAGCTTCTGTTTTCTATACAATTGTGATCCCCATGCTGAACCCACTCATTTATAGTCTCAGGAACAAGGAAGTAAAAAGTGCTGCCTTTAGACttgtgaaaaagaaagagggctCCCAGGAATTTAAATAA